GCTCGACTGGCCGCCTTCGCCCACTCCTCGCTGCCGCTTGAGGAGATATGCCCCTACCGCTTCGCTCCACCCCTGGCCCCGAGTGTGGCCGCCGAACTGGCCGGCAGGCGGATTGACAGCGGCCGGATTGCTGAACACTTTCGGCGCCAGACGGCCAGCCATGACGTGGTGATTGTCGAGGGCGCGGGTGGCCTGCTGGTACCCCTGCACGGCCGCTATGCGTTTGCCGACCTGGCGGTCGAGCTGCGGCTCCCGGTCGTGGTAGTGGTTGGCTCAAAGCTCGGCGCCCTGAACCACGCCCTACTGACCTTCGAGTGTGCCCAGGCGCGGGCCCTGCCCCTGTTGGGCTATATTCTCAACCATCCCAGCTCTGACTCGGATCTCGCCATTCAGACCAACGCCCAGACCCTGGCCGGGCTGACCGATGTGCCGTGTCTGGGTCAGCTGCCCTTTGTGCCGCTGCGTAACGATATAGCGGCAGACCGCGCCCTGCTCGGCCGGCAGTTCGACACCGCGATTGATATGCAGCGGCTGTTGGGATACAGCAGACCCGTGGAAGGAGTATGAAGATGACCGATATGTCCGCCCTGGCCCGTACATCGCTGGCGGGCGAGGCGCTGTCCCGCGCCGACGCCTTTGGCGTGCTCCAGACCCCCGACACCGAGCTGCGAGAGCTTCTCGACGCGGCCTTCAGCGTCCGTAGCCGGACGTTTGGTCGGAAGGTCAAAGTGTGTGTCTTGCAGAATGCCCAGAGCGGTCTGTGTCCGGAGGACTGCCACTACTGTTCCCAGTCAAAAATCTCAACCGCCCCGATTCAAAAATACCGCCTGCTGCCCCAGGATCAACTGCTGGCCGGGGCGCGCAAAGCCGTGGCCGCCGGCGCCCGGCGCTACTGCATGGTCGCCAGCGGGCGCGGACCACAAGCGCGCGAGATTGCGCATATGAGCCGGGCGGCACGGGCGATCAAGGCCGCGTTTCCCCGGCTTGAGATCTGTGTTTCGCTGGGTCTGATGGACCACAACCAGGCCACCGAGCTGAAACAGGCCGGGGTCGGCTGGGTCAACCATAACCTGAATACCAGCCGGCGCTTTTATCCCCGGATCTGCACCACCCACACCTACGACGACCGGGTCGAGACAGTCAAAAACGTCAAGCGAGCGGGCTTGTCGAGCTGCTCCGGGGGCATCATCGGCATGGGCGAGAGCGATGAGGATATTGTAGACTTGGCCTACGTCACCCGCGAGCTGGGTATTGACTCGATTCCGGTCAATTTCCTGTATCCGATTGCCGGCACACCGCTCGACGACCGACGCGCCGATCCCATCAAGGGCCTGAAAACCCTGTGTCTGCTACGCTTTCTGAACCCCCGCAGCGAGATTCGGATGGCCGCCGGGCGTGAGATCTATCTGGGCGACTGGTCGGGGTTGGCACTGTATCCGGCCAACTCGCTCTTTGTCGAGGGCTATCTGACAACGCCGGGCCAGCAGGCCGAGGCAGCCCGCAGCCTGATTGAACGGGCCGGTTTTGAGGTCGAAGAGGTGGACGGGACAGACCAGATGGCCGCCGGGGCCTAGGCGCCCCACGGAAAGGACTCCGATGAAGTGCATCCTGTCAGCCGTGCTGATCGTGCTCGTGTCTGTCACGGTCTGCTCCGCCACCCAGCAGGCCGTCAAGCCGATTCGGTTCGGGCTGCAAGTCGCCCAACAGCAGACCACCGTTCAGGAACTCAAACAGGTCTGGCAGGAGGCCGAGGCGCTCGGCTTTGACACCCTGTGGACCAACGACCACCTGCTGCCCAGCTTCGGCCCTGCCGACAAGGTCAACCTGGAGGCCTGGACGCTGCTGGCAGCCATGGCAGGCGTCACGTCCCGGGTCCGGATCGGTACCATGGTGTCCAGCAATACCTTCCGTCACCCCTCGGTCCTGGCCAAGATGGCGACCACCGTCGACCACCTGAGCCAGGGCCGGCTCATTCTGGGCGTCGGCTTTGGCTGGTTTGAACGCGAGCACGCGGCCTTTGGCGTACCCTTCCCGAAAATCAGAGAACGCAGCCGGCGACTGGACGAAGCCCTGCAGGTGATCACCGCGTTGTGGAGCGCCGACCCGACCGCGTCTTTCAGCGGGACGTATTACAGCCTGGTTGATGCGCCGTTTGAGCCCAAGCCGGTCCAGCAGCCCCACCCCCCGATCTTGATCGGCGGCATTGGCGAAAAACGGACCCTGCCGCTGGTGGCCAGATACGCCAGCATGTGGAATATTCCGATGCTCAGTCCAGACCGCATCCGGGCGAAAAGCCGCGTCCTGGAGCGCCTGTGCCAGGACATTCAGCGGGACTGCACCGGGATCGAACGCTCCATCCTCACCCCGGTCTACATCCGCACCGACCCGGCCGAGGTCCAAACCCTGTTAGAGCGCATTGCCGAGTTGAGAAACCTTCCCGTCGAACAGCTCCGCAAAACAATACTGGCCGGAACGCCGGAGGAGATTCGGCATCAGATCCAGACCTATATCGATGTGGGGGTGACCCATTTCATTGTCAATCTGCGTCGCCCGGGGCTGTACGATAGAGAAGCGGTGCGGATTTTTGCCACGGAAATCATGCCCGGCTTCAAGAACAATTGATCAGGACCATACATTGCCGGCAAAGGACTACGGACAATGAAAAGTGTGAATCTGGTGAGTATTCTGGCGAGTGTCTCGATCTGCTTTCTGCTGGTGGGCTGTTCCTCACTACCACCACTCAGTGAAGAGGAACTGCTTCAGGGGCTTGCCGAGATGGAGCAGCACGGTCCGTTTCAGTTTAAAGAGCGCACTTGGCCACGTCTGGAGAACAAGACCATCATCTACTGTGGCACGATTAGCGCGGCCCACAGCACGGAGGCAGGCTCAAGCGTGACCCTCAACTTAGAAGAGACACATGAGGAAGAACCCCTCGGCTGGTCTTTGGAAGGAAGAAGCGACTCTCCAGAGCTGACCCGCGAGTATGGAGTGGGAGACGCTATCTGTATAACCGGGATTTTTGAGAGCTATGTCGTCGTTCAGCACTACGCACCGCCCTATCGGGGGAGTGTGAGGCTGGAGACCTGGGAAAAACCTGCCATCTCGTAAGGGGTAAGTCCGGTTGTGTTGTGATCTAGTCCGACGGCGCCCTTCTCCGAACTGGCCGTCTTGTGCTATACCCCAGACTAGACCGCCCAAGCCGCGCTCAGCGTTGAGATAAGGAGGATAGACTATGCCGATTAAGGTTGTTGAACTCCACCATCACGGGATTCGGATTGGCACCGCACCGGATGAGGTTGAACAGGCCCGCAGTTTCTACTCCGACGTGCTGGGCCTGTCTACCGATCCGGCCCGGCCCACTATTCCCACCATCCCCGGTTTCTGGATGTATGTGGGCGAGGGAGAACGGACGACCC
The DNA window shown above is from Desulfurellaceae bacterium and carries:
- the bioD gene encoding dethiobiotin synthase; translated protein: MDRRDATGVLITGTDTGVGKTVVGCGLAAALTARGKRVGVLKPAETGCPQRRGDLYPQDAARLAAFAHSSLPLEEICPYRFAPPLAPSVAAELAGRRIDSGRIAEHFRRQTASHDVVIVEGAGGLLVPLHGRYAFADLAVELRLPVVVVVGSKLGALNHALLTFECAQARALPLLGYILNHPSSDSDLAIQTNAQTLAGLTDVPCLGQLPFVPLRNDIAADRALLGRQFDTAIDMQRLLGYSRPVEGV
- the bioB gene encoding biotin synthase BioB, yielding MTDMSALARTSLAGEALSRADAFGVLQTPDTELRELLDAAFSVRSRTFGRKVKVCVLQNAQSGLCPEDCHYCSQSKISTAPIQKYRLLPQDQLLAGARKAVAAGARRYCMVASGRGPQAREIAHMSRAARAIKAAFPRLEICVSLGLMDHNQATELKQAGVGWVNHNLNTSRRFYPRICTTHTYDDRVETVKNVKRAGLSSCSGGIIGMGESDEDIVDLAYVTRELGIDSIPVNFLYPIAGTPLDDRRADPIKGLKTLCLLRFLNPRSEIRMAAGREIYLGDWSGLALYPANSLFVEGYLTTPGQQAEAARSLIERAGFEVEEVDGTDQMAAGA
- a CDS encoding LLM class F420-dependent oxidoreductase; translation: MKCILSAVLIVLVSVTVCSATQQAVKPIRFGLQVAQQQTTVQELKQVWQEAEALGFDTLWTNDHLLPSFGPADKVNLEAWTLLAAMAGVTSRVRIGTMVSSNTFRHPSVLAKMATTVDHLSQGRLILGVGFGWFEREHAAFGVPFPKIRERSRRLDEALQVITALWSADPTASFSGTYYSLVDAPFEPKPVQQPHPPILIGGIGEKRTLPLVARYASMWNIPMLSPDRIRAKSRVLERLCQDIQRDCTGIERSILTPVYIRTDPAEVQTLLERIAELRNLPVEQLRKTILAGTPEEIRHQIQTYIDVGVTHFIVNLRRPGLYDREAVRIFATEIMPGFKNN